The Thermovibrio guaymasensis genomic interval GTTTTACGAGCATTATGATGAGCTCAACGACAATTACGAACATTAAAAGTGGCGAAATTATCTCCTTAAGGCTTTCTGTTGCATTTCCTCCCGGTTCTGAGAAAATGAATTTTTCAAGTTGTAGGATTTCAGGAGTTACCAGTAAGAATTCGAAAAAGAGGATAGCAGAGATAACTAATAAGGCTACAGTTATTGCTAAGAGGAAACTTTCAGATGCCTTTATTAGAACGTGCTCAAACCTCTTTACTAAAGTCATCATATATTCAATCCCCCTAAGTACCAGTTTATTATCCTATCTCCAAAGAAGAGTGAAATCAGGGCTCCAACGGATATGAATGGGCCGAAGGGAATGGCTGCTCCCTTCTTTTTTAAGGTTAAGAGCCCGTATAGAGCTCCTACCATTGAGGCCAAAAAGAGGGTTAGGAGCACCTTTTCCCACCCTAGGAAAGCTCCAACTACTGCCATTATGTTTGCGTCCCCGTAGCCCATTCCCTCCTTTCCTGTAAATACGAAGTAAGTCTCTATTATAAATAGGATTACTCCTGCTCCGAGTGATGCACCGAAAATGGCCTCTTTGAAGGAGTGGTTTTCGGTAAATAAGAATAGAAGGATTCCTGAAACCAAGGCGAAGTAGCTGAGCTTCACTGGAACTTCCATAGTTTTCATGTCTATAAAAGAGACGACTATTAAGTAGTAAACGAGAATTAAGTAGTAGAGGGAGTCAAAGGATAGATCGAAATTGCATACTACTGCGGCAGTTAAAGTTCCCGTTAGGAGTTCTACGATAGGGTAGATGGGAGAGATTTTCTTACCGCAGTTTCTACACTTTCCCCTTAAAATTATGTAGCTTAATACGGGAACGTTGTCGTACCACTTAATCCTACTTCCACAGTTAGGACAGCTTGAGGGGGGCCAGAGGATAGACTTCCCTTTAGGAATCCTGTATATGCAGACGTTTAGGAAACTACCGAAAATCAGTCCGAAGAGGAATGCAACCAAGCACAGGAACATTAGTGGGTCTCCTTTGGAGCCGATTTAACGAACTTTACAAGGCCTTTTAGGAAATCCTTCCACTTTAGGACGGCAGGTTTTAGCCTTTCCCTTAAAACTTTTAGGGCTTCATCCTCTTTCCCTTCGTATAGGAGGTCATCAAGCTCAAAGACTGCATCCTCAAGCTTTGCTATCTCCTCCTCTATTCCCTCGTATATTGGAAGTATTCTCGCTCCTGAGTCAACTAGCTTTACGGTCCAGTCAAGGGAATCAAGTAAGTTGTGGAGCATTACTTTTGCCAGTTCTGGCCTTTCTTTCCAGTCCTGATATATCTGCTCTATTGAGTTTGCCATACCATCTAGGGCTAAGAGTGCAAGTTCAATCTGCCTGTTAACCATGTTTGTTGAGTGTTCTGTTACTATGTTGAGGTCTTCAAGGTTCTTTACTTCGTCAACCTTTACAGGGTGGAGCTTCTCTCCCTTTAACTCAACGTGCTTTATTGAGCGCTCTGGAAAGAGGTACCTGTACTCTATTAGCCTTAAAAGGCTTGATGTCGGCAAGTTCTTGAGCTTTCCCTTTAGCTCAAACTCAATAGGTTTTCCGTCAACCTTTACTCTCACTTTCCTCTTTTCCTGTGACATTTTCCCTTAAGACCTCCAGAGCTTCCTCTTTTGATAGTTTAATTGCCTCTCTCCTCCCTACAAAGATGGAGGAGAGGAACTTAAGGAGCCTTTCATTTCCCAGTGGAAATTTAACCTTTGATACTATCTTAACAATAGCCGAAACTTCCCTCTCCAGTGCCTTAACTGAGTCGTGTCTGAAAGATAGGGCCTCTTTTAAAGCTTCTAAGTACTCTCCCATTCCCTCTCTTATTCCGTTTATTAGGGCAATTTCGTTTGGGATCTTTAAGAGCTCCCCGGCTACTGCAAGTGCGTTACTCCTCATATAACCTAACCCTTCAATGGAGGATATCAGAGAGTACTTAAAGGGAACCCCTCCCCTAACCATCATTATAACCCTGTGGAGGGTGTCAAACTCAAAGAGGTTTAACCGGCACAGGAGTTGGCCTAGGAGGGAGCTCTCAGGTGAGAGGTTTGAAAGTTCCCCCGGAGGCCTTGCAACGTTTTTGTAGTAAAAGAAACCTCCCTTTGCGTAGAATATGAGGACTTCTGAGTTGTCCTTCACTCTCATATTTGTTTCCGTTTCTATCTTACTGATGATCTTCCCCGCCTCTTCTAAGAACCCTTTTCCTGTAAAGAGTGTAACTGTTTTTGGGTTAAACTCCCTCCTTATAAAGGGCCTTACCGTAAACAGGTAGCCGACAGTTGGGTCTTCACTCCTCAGCTTCTCCGTTTCCTTTAACCTCTGTCCAAACTCAATAAAGCAGTAGGGGGAAACGAAGGAGGAGACGAGGAGTTTAGTTAGGGAAGTTGGCTTTGTGTTTTCAAGGAATCCTAGAGTTTGGAGCTCCTCTAGTATCTCCTGGAGTTCCTTAATGAGGAGGGGGTTTCTCTTGAGGCTGAAGAGCTCCTTTACAGCCTCTTGCCACCTTTGACCGTACCTTACAACTGGACCTAGGAGCATTAAGCTTAGAACGGACTTCTTCCTGTTTGGACAGGCGCTTCCCTCCCTTACAAGGCCTTCAGATAGGGCGGTTTCAAAGGGCTTTTCCATCTCTTCCTTAAGTGCTTCCTCGATGGCGTTCTCCTTTGCGCCTGTAACGATAAGGTAGGAGTAGCCCTTTTTAGAGAGGCCGAATCTACCGGCTCTCCCTTCCATCTGGAGGATCGTTAGAGGGTCTGGGAAGAACCGGTAGCTGTAAGTAAACCTGTCAAAGTTTCCCCTTATGAAGACTACTACGTTATCTGCCGGAAGGTTTACTCCGTAGGCCAAGGTCTGCGTTGCGTAGAGCCTGTTTAGGTCTCCTTCCTTAAACTCCTTCTCTATCTTTTCTCTCTCTTCTTGGGGAACGTCTGCGTTGTGAAAGGCAACCTTTTCTCCCTTCCTTTCAATTGGAATGAAGGGAAGTGTTTCGTTTAAAACTTCCTTTCCAAACTTTGAATTTTCAACTAAAAGGGCCTGCCAACCTAAGTCTTTCCTAGGAACGAAAACGAGGCTTTTACCCTTTAAATTTAACGTCTCAACGGCCGAAACTACCTTCTCCTCAGGAGTGTCTGTCGGTAAATTACTCTTCTTTAATAACTTCCTGAGGTTAAAGACTTTCCTCTCAAGGGGAACCGGCCTCCACTTGCTCTCTATAAAAAGTTCTGCCCTTATCCACTTTGCAAGCTCGGTAGCTCCCGGTATTGTTGCTGAAAGGAGGAGTAGGGGGACTTCCTCACTTAAAGCGTAAGAGACGAGCTCCTCAATTACTGCACCCCTTCCTTCATCCCTAATAACGTGAACCTCGTCAATTACGATGGCTCCTGCTTCTTCAAACCACTTTGCCCTATTCCTTGCTGCTGAAATGAGGCTTTCGTAGGTGCAGACGACTGCCGGCTGGTCTATTTCACTTAACTCTTCAATTAAGTCTCCCGTTCTTACTCCAACCCTTTTGAAAAATGGCTTAAATTCCTTAAACTTTTCCCATATTAAGGAGCGTGTAGGGGCTGTATATATGAACCTTCCCGTCCTGTTCTTTAGGAAGAATAGGAGGGAAATTAAGCTCTTTCCTGAGCTTGTAGGAGAGGACACTAAAGCGTTTCCTTCGCTGTAGTGGCGGTAGAATACCGATTGAATGGGGGTTAAACTCCCGTAGGGAAAGGGGAGGTTTTCTTCCTTCACTTTCACGAGGGGTTCGTGAATGCTTTTCCCGTCTAAAAGGTAGTCAACGTGGCCGGATTTACCGTCAAATTCTGAAGATTCTAAAACTTGAATAGTTTTCATTTCTCGGAAATCTCCTAAATTTCAATTTATCAATTCTCAAGGGAGGTTTTTGATGCAGATATACGTTTTCCAGTGTAACAAGTGTGGGGCAGAATTTGAAGAGGTTATTTACTCTCCACTTCAGCTTATGGAGATTAAGTGTCCCAACTGCGGTTCAGATGAAGTTGAAGTAATAGACATAGCCAACTTCTGTTCACCTTTTGGCTGAGGTTAATTTTAGGGGCGGTTCGCCCCTGTTATAATAGGGATTAAACGCTTATGGAGAACTAACCTTGCTTTTAAAAATAGTTATCCTTCTCGTAGTGGTAGGGGTTATCTTCGGTTGGGATAAAATCATCAACCTCTTTAAGGCCTTCTTCCAGGCAAAGGAAGAGTTTAAAAAGGGCCTTGAAGGAGAGGAAGAGGAGAAGGAACCTAAGATAAAGGTGGTTAAAAAGTAATTCTCTAGGACCCTCCCTTTGTTATTATTACTTACTCACTCTCTCTGGAGGTGTTATGAGGAGGGTTCTGGGTGCTGTTTTTCTTTCCTATCTGTTAACTTTCCCATCATTTGCAGGAAACGTTGATACGTTTGGGGTAGGTTCAAAAGCCACTTCACTTGGAGGCGCCTTTTCAGCTTACGCTGATGACCCCTTTGCAGTTTACTACAACCCAGCAGGACTGACTCAAATTGAAAGGCCCAGCTTTTCAATTGGAGCGCTTATCTTAAACCCTTACTTGAAGGTCCATTCTTACAGGGCAACTGATGGAGATGGAAATAGGGTTGAGCCTTACGGAATTTCCTTTACCGATTCATCAGATGTGCTTGTAGCACCCCATGGAGGTTTTGCAACTCACCTGTTTGGTAATGTCTACTTTGGAATTGCCGCATACGTTCCCTACGGTCTCCATATAGAGTGGGAATCTAACCCTTCAAAAAATCCGGGAGCTTATAACGCTTTTGAGTCCTATTACGTAAGGGGAGTTGTGACTCCTACCCTTGCTGTTAAGCTAACAGATAACTTTTCTGCAGGTTTTGGAATCTCTTTCGGCCGTTCAGATGCTGGAACACAGAGGAGAATTTACTCTCCGAGTGTACCTTCAGTTCACAACAGGATTATAAAGGGAGAACTCAGCGACGACTTTAATATCTCCTTTAACGTAGGTTTCCTTTATAAACCTTACGATAATCTTTCCTTGGGATTAACTTACCGTTCAAGGACTAAAACCGATTTTGATGGAACAGTTGAAGTTGTAGGTGTTGATAAAGTTCACGCTGAAACTTCAATAGACCATCCAGAGCAGCTTCAGTTTGGAGTAAAGTATCAGCCTAACAGGAGGTTAATCCTAACGGCTGATGTTGTTTGGACAAGGTGGAGTGTTGTTGACGGTTATACTGTTCGTTTTGATAGACCTCTCCTTGGGAAGACAAAAGAGGAGTTTCCGAGGAATTGGGATGATACGAGACAGGTAAGGATTGGTGTAGAGTACAGACTTAATGATGTTATCAGCCTTAGAGGAGGCTATTTTTACGACCCTTCCCCAATTCCAGATAGTACCTTTGATATGTTGTGGCCGGATGCGGATAAGAAAACCTACTCTCTAGGTGCTGGTTTTAACCTCTTCGGAGGAAAATTGACGCTAGATACTGTAGTTCAGTATACAGTTGCAGAGCAAAAGAGGGAAATTGGGGGGGAGAGTGAGAACCTTAACAACAGTTACCCAGGGGTAAACGGTCAACCTGGAAGGGTTTCAATGTCGGCTGATGGCCACGTTTGGGGATACGGTTTAACTCTCACTTACCACTTTTAGGGGGAGTTATGAGGAAATTTCTTATATTTAGTCTTATTTCAAGTATTATTTTTTCCTGTGGAGGGAGCCTTCAAGATACTTCATCGGCTCCTTCTACAGTAGACCATAACCCCGTTGATAGGAGTTATCTGGTGTTTGACCCTCTTTCAAGGGACTCGGAGGCTTCCCTTGGAATACCCTTTCCTAATGATATTTTTTGGGAAGAAGGGGTTGTAAAGATAGATACAAGTAAAGTTGAAGACCCATCAAAACGGGTTTTCTACCAAGCTATAAATTCTCTAAACTTGAAAGGACTTTCTCCTAATACACCTATTTTTATTCCCCTTTCAAGGAGCAATCCTATAGATCTGAGTTCGTTAAAGGGGAAGTTCTTGCTGATTGATCTTACAAACCTCCAATCTCTTCAGAGTAAAGGAAGTTCTCCTTTACCTGTTCAATTGGTTCTTCAAACTTCAAGACTTAAACCTTTACAGGATGGAAATTACCTTAAGTTTTATCCCATTAAACCCCTTGAAGCGGGCCATCGGTATCTATTTGTTATCTTTTCAGGAATAAGAGACTTAAATGGAAAAGAGGTTCTTCCTCCTCAAATTTACAACCAACTTGAATCGGAAAAGCCTTTGGCCGATCCTCAGCTTGAGAAGTTAAGGGAGCTCTATAGGAAGGAAATTTACGATGGCCTATTTCCAACCTTATCTCAGCTTTTGGGAGTAAAGCTGAATGAGGATACGGTAGCAGAGGCATTTACTTTTACTACTGCGGATAAAACTCTTTCTACGGCCGATTTAGGAGCAGTTAAGGCTTTCCTTGAGGGAGAGACTTCTACTTTAAAAATCTCCGGGCTTCCTTATTCTTCGGTTAATCAGGACTTTGCTTCTATCCTACAACCTCTTTCTAATCAGAACTTCGTTAACTTCTTGAAGGGACTTGCCCTTAGTTACAGCCAAAGGTATGGAAAAACTCTCTTTCCGGCATTGAGTATTAGAAAACTCAATGACTTTTTAGAAGCCCTTCAAAAGGTTTCCTCCGGTGAGGTTTCCTTAGGTGACGTAAACTGGGAGGAGTTTATCAAGTTCATTCCAGTATTTATTGGCAATCAAGAGCTTTATAGCGGTAAGGTTTATATTTTCCAGCACGGCCTTGGTAGTGTAAAGGAGAGGGCACTTAATTTACTTGAAGGTGTGAAACTTCCGGTAGTTGCTATAGACCTTCCACTCCATGGAGAATATACAACTTTAACCGGTTCTCAGGAAATTGACCCAAGTTGTACTGCTGAGGTAAATGGGAAAGTTGTTGGTAGTGGAAAGTGTTTCTTAACTTCAGATGTTACTTCAAATAGGCTTAATATTTATCAGGCCGCCTTTAATATCCTTCTCCTTGAAAAGCTCTTATCTCAAGGTACTTATGACCTTGACGGTGACGGTTCCCTTGATACTCCTAAAGAGATTAACTTTGTTGGTGTTTCAATGGGAGCTATTACGGGAGAGCTAGCTTACGCAAACTCATCAGATATTAGCAGGGCGGTGTTTAGCGTTGGAGGAGGAAACTACGTTTCAATAATTGATAGTGCACAAAATGACCTTATAGAGGGACTTCTATCTGCAATGGGATTAAAGAAAAACTCAAACGCTTACGCCGTTACCTTAGGTTTGTTCCAGCTCATTCTTGACACAGCGGACCCTTCTTTCTTCTCTCTGAACTCAGAGAAGGCCTCAAAGACCCTTTTTCAGAGCGCCTGTTGTGATACTGTTGTTCCTCCTGTTTCAAACTCCTCCTTTGCAACTGCGCTCTTTGGAGAGGGAGCAACGCCTGTTTACCTTAAGGACTTTGAGGACTTTAATAGCCCTCCAGTAGAGCCTGGCTGGTACGTTTATGGATATAGTGATAACTGGGTTATTCATAGTTTCCTAATTCACTGGAACCTTAAAAGTTATCCTGAAGTAGCTCCTCATACGAGTTTAGATTACCTTAAGGCTGCAACAGAGGGAGCTCAGAAGCAAGTTTATCTATTCCTTAAGTAATGGGAAAAAACACCTAAACTTATGCTCCCTTTCTTCAACTACCGGGGGCATTTCTTTCCTGCAGATCTCCCTTGCCTTTGGGCATCTTGGGTGGAATGGGCATCCTTCTATTTCCTCAGAGGGCTCTGGAACGTTTCCGGCCATTGTTTTAAGCTTTCTCTTTACTCCTCCGTTAAGCTTTGGCGAGCACTCAATTAGACCTTTTGTATAGGGGTGGCGGGGGTTGGCTAGAACTTCTTCGGTTTTACCTGACTCTACAGTGTAACCTCCGTAGAGGACGTAGGTTTTGTCCGATATTTCCTGAACTATTCCCATATCGTGGGTAATGAGAAGCGTTCCTAAGTTTTTCGTCTTTGATAGTTTTTTTAGGAGCTCCAGAATTTTCTTCTGAACCGTTACGTCAAGGGCTGTTGTCGGTTCATCTGCAAGTAGGTATGAAGGATTACAGGCAAGGGCCATAGCTATTGCGCACCTTTGCTTTAAACCTCCCGATAGGTGGTGGGGGTAGGAGTCTAACCTCTCCTCAGCCTTTGGAACCTGACACAGTTTTAAGAGCTCCAGAGCCCTTTCCCTTCCCTCCTCTTTACTTTTTACAGTTCTGTGGTATAGCATCGGTTCAATAATCTGCTCTCCAATCGTTAGAAGGGGGTTCAAGGAAGAGGAAGGGTCTTGAAAGACCATTGAAACCTTTTCCCAACGGAAGGAGGAGAGCTCCTTCTTATTAAGATTTAGTGGTTCTACTCCGTCAACTTCTACTTTTCCTGAGATTTTAAAGTTCTCAGGGAGTAACTTTAAAACGGAAAGGGCCGATATTGACTTTCCGCTTCCGCTCTCCCCTACGAGTGAAACGATCTCTCCCCTCTCTACTTCCCAAAAGACGTCCTTTAGGATTTTGAACTTTGGAGTTTCCACCTTAAGGTTTTCAACCTTTAAAGACACTTTATCTCCACCCAGTAGGAGTTTTCTGTAAAAACGTCTGGTTCAAAGTAGAGTTCCCTTACCTTTAGCTTCTTTCCGCTCCTTTCCTTTGCAGCTAAGTAGTGGGAAATGACTTTCGGAATATAACCTAAGAACTTACCGTCTTCGCTCTGGATGACGTATGTAACGGGAGAGTTTGGATTGAGTGGTTCTGCTTTCAAGCTGAAGTCCACTTTTCCCTTTATTACCCTTTCCCACTCTGCCCTTAAGTTTCTCCTCGCTATTACTGGGGTCCAGTAAGTTGAGGTTTTTGCAAGGAACTGATGGGGGCTTACCAGTCCCTTTATCTCCATTAAGAACTTACAGAGCTCCTTTGGAAGGGATTGGGTTCCTGCACATAGATACCCTATTAGAGACCAAAGTTCCTTTGAGTCAAGTATTTCCCTTAGCTGCTCTTTCTTGAGCTCAAAGAGTTTCCTGTTTTTGCTCCAGAGAGAGGAGAGTTTTGACTTGAGGGTAATTAGATTCTCAAGGTTAAAGTTGAAGTCCTTTAGAAACTTTAGAAACTCAAGGAACTCTCCCTTCGTTCTCTTCCTTGATAGGAGCCTACTTAGGAGCCACTCTCTATTTATCCTGTTGTAAAGTTTAGTGGCAAGTTCTTTGTCAAGGAACCAGGATAGGTAGAGGTTGAACCTGCCCAGTTCCTTATCTGAGGTCCACTCAAATTGAGGCTTAAATGCATCTTTAAGGAGCGAATTCTCAACTTCTTTAAGAGCTTTCTTTACTGTAAGAAAGAGCCTCTCAAAGTCCTTCTCTTTCTTAGTTTTTAGTGAAAACTCAACTACTACGTCTGCTCCGTTTAGCTCCTCTCTAACAGTTGGAACTATTAAGACCCCTTCCCTTTCAGTAATCTCATAGTTTGAGTAGGCAAGGGTAGTTGGAAAGTGGTACTCAAGCTCTTGAGCCATAAACTCTAAAAGGGAAGTAATAACCGAGCTCAGTATTTTATCTTTGACTTGAAAAAGCTTTTCCGGTTTAAACCGGATTTCTGGTTCCCTCTTAGGAAGTTCGGGATCAGTTAAGATTCCCTTTTTAAACCTCTCCCAGAGGGAGAGCTCAATGTCTGAATCAACGCTCTTTAAGGCTGTAAGCTCTTCATCTTTTAGGTATCTCCTCGCAGAGTCCCTTATCCTCTTTACCCTTAAAAGGTTCTTAGCTTCAAGTTTTGCAAGTTCCCAGAGCTCTTGACTTATGTGGTTTATCTCTCCTCTAACTGGCCAGAAGAAGTTCTTCTTTGCCTCCTTTAAGAACCTGTAGGAGAAAATCCTCTCAAGGGGGGCTTTTAGGAGTTGAAAGTCCACTCCTTCTACCTCTTCCGGAGAGAGGGTGAGTAAAGAAGGGGAAAGGGGAAACCTCTCCCTGAACAGTTTTACCCTATCGTAGATAAACTGGGGTGAGACCTCTTCAAAGGGTAGAAAGGAAAAGAGGAGGAAAACCCTCTCCTCCTCTTTGAGGAAGCTCTCTCCCTTTATAGGAACGGATAGTTTATCTGATAGGAGCATTGCTACTGGAAGGACAAAAGGGTCCCCCGGGAAAATGGCATCAATTCTAAGCTTTAACCTTTTAATCCTGTCGCTTAAGAAGAAGAGGGCATCAACTAAGTACTCCGGCTTTAGCTGGGAACTTTCAAATATAAGTGTTGGTTTAACTTTTACCTTCATAGCTCTCTTAGTATATCCCTTAGAATTTCAATACCTTTTTCAATCTCCTCCTTTGTAATTACTAAAGGAGGGGTAAACCTTAATACCTTTCCTGCTGTACAGTTAATAATAAGCCCCCTTTCAAGGGCTTTGCCTGCTATTTGAGAGCACTCTACCTTCATAACTGCTCCAACCATGAGCCCCAGTCCCCTTACTCCTTCAATTAGGTAGGGGAACTCCCTTTGGAGCTCCTTTAACTTCTCCACTAAGAACCTTCCCTTTTCCTTTACTTCCTCTAGAAATCCCAGTTTTGTAATTTCCTTTATGACTTCAACTCCTGCTCTCGTTGCTAGGAAGTTTCCTCCAAAGGTAGATGCGTGGAGCCCCGGCTTTAGAACGTTTGCAGCCTTCCCTTTTGCAACTATGGCCCCTATTGGAACTCCGTTTCCAAGGGCCTTTGCCAGCGTCATGACGTCAGGTTCAACGCCATAGTTCTGGTAGGCAAAGAGAGCTCCCGTCCTTCCAACTCCCGTTTGGACCTCGTCAAATATTAAAAGGGCATTTACCCTGTCTGCTATTTCCCTTAAGCCTTCAAGGAACTCCTTTTTGGCTGGAACGACTCCTCCTTCGCCCTGAACAGGTTCAACTATTATTGCAGCGGTTTTCTCAGATACTACTTCCTTAACAGAGTCAAGGTCGTTGAACTTTGCAAACTTTACGCCTGTAAGCATAGGTCCGAAACCTTGGTTGTACTTTCCCTGTCCGGTTATTGAAACAGATGCCATTGTCCTTCCGTGGAAGGAGTTTTCAAAGGCTATTATTTCAAACTTTTCTGGGTCAACTTCGGTTCCATAGCGCCTTGCAAGTTTTATTGCTCCCTCGTTTGCCTCTGCTCCGCTGTTGCAGAAGAAGACTTTTTCCCCAAATGAGTTCTCGCAGATTAACCTTGCAAGCTCAGCCTGGGGTTCAATGTGGAAGAGGTTTGAAGTGTGGATTAGGGTCTTTGCCTGCTTGCATATTGCCTCAGAGACTTTAGGGTGGCAGTGGCCGAGGTTGCAGACTGCGATTCCTGCAAGCATGTCAAGGTACTTCTTCCCCTCTTCATCGTAGAGCCAGCACCCTTCTCCCTTAACAAAGGATACGGGATAGCGGTTGTAGGTCTTCATTACGTACTTTTCTGTCTTTTCCTGTGTATTCATCTTCCAAACCTCACGCTGGAATTAATAGTTTTCTGAGCTCCTTTATTCTATCTCGAAGCTCTGCAGCCCTTTCAAACTCCCAGTTCTTTGCTGCCTCTTTCATCTCCTTTGTGAGCCTATCTATTTCGGCAAGGAGCTCCTCCTCGCTCTTTGGGACCTTCTCAACCCCCTTCTTCTTAAGCCTGAAGAGGGCCGAAAGGCCTGCGTCCTCAATGATGGAGCTCTCAATCTCCCTCTTAACGGTTTTTGGGGTTATTCCGTGCTTCCTGTTAAACTCCTCCTGAATCCTCCTCCTCCTTTCGGTCTCCTCAATTGCCTCCTTCATTGCCTTTGTCATTTTATCTGCAAATAGGATTACCTTGCCGTTTACGTTCCTTGCTGCCCTTCCCATCGTTTGAATTAGTGCAGTTTTAGAGCGCAGGAAACCCTCCTTGTCTGCGTCTAAGATCGCTACGAGTGAAACTTCCGGTAGGTCTAAACCTTCCCTCAGGAGGTTAACTCCGACTAGAACGTCAAACTCGCCGCTCCTCAATCCCCTTATAATCTCAACCCTCTCAACCGAATCAATCTCTGAGTGCATGTACTTTGCCTTTACTCCCTTCTCAAGGAGGTAGTTTGTAAGCTCCTCGGCACTCCTTTTGGTCAAAGTAGTTATTAAGACCCTCTCGTTCCTCTTAACCCTCTCTCTGATTTCTGAGAGGAGGTAGTCTATCTGGGCTTCAGTTGGTCTGACTTCAACTATCGGGTCTAGAAGTCCTGTAGGCCTTATTATCTGTTCAACTACTTTTTCCGAAACTGAGAGCTCAAACTCTCCGGGAGTTGCGGAGACGAAAATTGCCTGAGGGACTCTCTCTAAGAACTCCTCAAAGTTTAGTGGACGGTTATCGTAGGCTGAGGGGAGCCTGAAACCGTGTTCAATGAGGTTGTACTTCCTGGCCCTATCTCCCCTCCACATTGCCTTAATCTGGGGAATCGTTACGTGGGACTCGTCTATTATCACCAGGAAGTCGTCTGGGAAGTAGTCAAGTAGGGTGTAGGGAGGTTGACCTGGCTTCCTCCCGTCAAGGTGGCGGGAGTAGTTCTCAATTCCTTTACAGTGGCCGATTTCAAGTAGGAGCTCTATGTCGTAGCGGGTTCTCTGTTCAATTCTCCTTGCCTCAAGCTCCTTTCCCTGACTTAAGAAGTACTCAATCCTCTCCTCAAGCTCCCTCTCTATTCCCTCAACTGTCCTTAAAATCTGCTGGTAGGGAGTTGCGTAGTGGGAAGCCGGGTAGACTGTGTAGGAGTCAAACTCCTTTAAAACCTTCTGGTTGAAGTAGTCGTGCATAGTTATCCTTTCAACTTCGTCTCCAAAGAGCTCCACCCTTATAAAGTGGTCTTCCTGGTCAGCAGGGTAGATGTCTATGGTATCTCCTCTCACTTTGAATATCCCCGCTCTTACCTCGTAGGAGCTCCTTTCATAACCTAGTGTAACTAACTTCCTTAAAACTTCGTCCCTGTCTATCTCCTCTCCTACTGTGAACCTTAGGGAGAGCTCCCTGTAGTGTTCGGGAGAACCTAGGCCGTAGATACAGGAGACTGAGGATACTATTATCGTATCTGGGCGGGTTAGAAGTGAGACCGTTGCGCTGTGGCGCATCCTGTCTATTACAGGGTTTATTGAACAGTCCTTTTCAATGTAGATGTCTCGACTGGGTATGTAGGCTTCCGGCTGGTAGTAGTCGTAGTAGGAGATGAAGTACTCAACTGCGTTGTTTGGGAAGAAGTTCTTTAGCTCGTGGTAGAGCTGTGCTGCCAAAACTTTGTTGTGGGATATTACGAGGGTTGG includes:
- the uvrB gene encoding excinuclease ABC subunit UvrB; protein product: MGKRFKVVSPFTPKGDQPKAIRELSRGIKEGLKYQTLLGITGSGKTYTIAKVIEEVQKPTLVISHNKVLAAQLYHELKNFFPNNAVEYFISYYDYYQPEAYIPSRDIYIEKDCSINPVIDRMRHSATVSLLTRPDTIIVSSVSCIYGLGSPEHYRELSLRFTVGEEIDRDEVLRKLVTLGYERSSYEVRAGIFKVRGDTIDIYPADQEDHFIRVELFGDEVERITMHDYFNQKVLKEFDSYTVYPASHYATPYQQILRTVEGIERELEERIEYFLSQGKELEARRIEQRTRYDIELLLEIGHCKGIENYSRHLDGRKPGQPPYTLLDYFPDDFLVIIDESHVTIPQIKAMWRGDRARKYNLIEHGFRLPSAYDNRPLNFEEFLERVPQAIFVSATPGEFELSVSEKVVEQIIRPTGLLDPIVEVRPTEAQIDYLLSEIRERVKRNERVLITTLTKRSAEELTNYLLEKGVKAKYMHSEIDSVERVEIIRGLRSGEFDVLVGVNLLREGLDLPEVSLVAILDADKEGFLRSKTALIQTMGRAARNVNGKVILFADKMTKAMKEAIEETERRRRIQEEFNRKHGITPKTVKREIESSIIEDAGLSALFRLKKKGVEKVPKSEEELLAEIDRLTKEMKEAAKNWEFERAAELRDRIKELRKLLIPA